In the Quercus lobata isolate SW786 chromosome 5, ValleyOak3.0 Primary Assembly, whole genome shotgun sequence genome, one interval contains:
- the LOC115990680 gene encoding receptor-like protein kinase FERONIA, producing MVNGCLYRKLLYKDHDKDPLPWKQRLKICVEVASVLHYLHTGVKHTIIHHDVKLDNILLDEKWEAKLSDFMSSKMCPPNLSTVRFVYRGEDTTSLIHGTMVQHLDAEFLVSGVLTEKSDVYSFGVVLLQLLCCRKASYVVDWARKRIQEGNINEMIDPYLIGKIAPECLKIYSDIATSCI from the coding sequence ATGGTCAATGGATGCCTCTACAGAAAACTCCTCTACAAGGACCACGACAAAGATCCACTCCCATGGAAACAAAGACTAAAGATTTGTGTTGAAGTGGCGAGTGTACTACACTACCTTCACACTGGGGTAAAGCATACTATCATCCACCATGACGTGAAGCTAGACAACATTCTGTTGGACGAGAAATGGGAGGCCAAGTTGTCAGATTTCATGTCCTCAAAAATGTGTCCCCCGAATTTGTCAACAGTTCGTTTTGTATACAGGGGGGAAGATACAACTTCTTTGATTCACGGTACTATGGTACAACACTTGGATGCCGAGTTCCTTGTGAGTGGGGTGCTGACTGAAAAATCTGACGTCTACTCTTTTGGTGTGGTACTTCTGCAACTACTCTGTTGCAGAAAAGCATCCTATGTGGTTGATTGGGCCAGAAAGCGCATACAAGAAGGAAACATTAATGAGATGATTGATCCGTATCTGATAGGGAAGATAGCTCCAGAGTGTTTGAAGATATACTCGGACATTGCCACTTCTTGTATTTGA
- the LOC115990681 gene encoding uncharacterized protein LOC115990681, giving the protein MYPDLYKGLGLKPEDLTVYNFPLVSFEGRLVTPMGLIRLPVQIGMDVVEVDFIVVDVFSPYTAIVGRPWLHTLKAVSSTLHQKVKYSSGDQVLEIVGSQAAARQCQVAAIQHRLEVPSNGVECEELEKAVIADDPEKFFRVGANLPSQEKANLLEFLRANVDVFAWDPYEAPGVDPNFICHRLNVNPSVVPKRQPPRRPSKEHAEAVRSEVAKLKQAGAIEEIFYPQ; this is encoded by the exons atgtatccagatttgtacaaggggctaggtttgaagccAGAGGACCTAACAGTTTACAACTTCCCTCTagtgagttttgagggaagaTTGGTCACTCCTATGGGGCTAATCAGACTGCCCGTACAGATAGGCatggatgtggtggaggtggattttattgttgtAGACGTTTTTTCTCCCTACACGGCTATTGTGGGTAGGCCTTGGCTTCACACCCTTAAAGCGGTTTCCTCCACCttacatcagaaggtgaagtactcGTCCGGggaccaagtgctggagattGTAGGGAGCCAggcggctgctcggcaatgtCAAGTAGCGGCTATACAGCACCG CTTAGAAGTGCCAAGCAATGGGGTAGAATGTGAAGAGCTGGAAAAGGCAGTGATCGCTGATGATCCAGAGAAGTTCTTCCGGGTTGGGGCCAATTTGCCTTCGCAGGAGAAAGCAAATTTGTTGGAGTTCCTCCGAGCCAATGTAGACgtttttgcatgggacccgtacgAGGCCCCAGGGGTGGAcccgaatttcatttgtcaccgaCTCAACGTGAACCCTTCCGTTGTCCCAAAGAGGCAACCTCCTCGACGACCATCAAAggagcatgccgaggcagttagaagcgaagttgccaagctcaaacaggcgGGGGCTATCGAGGAAATTTTTTACCCTCAATAG
- the LOC115990682 gene encoding receptor-like protein kinase FERONIA, whose product MEGVSKLFRKSAKRAKPSSALPEGLCRQFSLAEIKIATNNFNDELLVGEGGFGRVYKGFIDDCNKTVAIKRLKLKPGQGLVFEDLRTKVVLLCQLRHPNLVPLIGYCIDEGENILVYEFIVNGNLFRKLYYTDHDEHDRLSWKQRLRICIGVVRALHYLHTGVKHTIIHGDMKPANILLNKKWEAKLSDFSRFVSDSTMLDTLGYVDPECRITSGLTDKSDVYSFGVVLFKVVLGKMHQWRLISLAQKGEREWSFNKKIDPYLKGKIAPECFKVYMDIATSCVQNEGKDRPTMNEVEVGLEHALELQESADAASKDGEYYCPIDEYTCNDFWGFASPAIVEYTSSSSLPELEEFLSDSDSLREYI is encoded by the coding sequence ATGGAAGGTGTATCAAAGTTATTCAGAAAGTCCGCGAAGAGAGCAAAACCATCTTCAGCTCTTCCTGAGGGATTATGCCGTCAATTTTCACTGGCTGAGATCAAGATTGCTACCAATAACTTCAATGATGAATTACTAGTTGGTGAGGGGGGTTTTGGTAGAGTATATAAGGGGTTTATTGATGACTGTAACAAAACCGTTGCAATAAAGCGGTTGAAACTCAAGCCGGGACAGGGTCTTGTTTTCGAGGATTTAAGGACCAAGGTGGTGTTGCTTTGCCAGCTACGCCACCCCAACCTCGTCCCTCTCATTGGATATTGTATTGATGAAGGCGAGAATATCCTAGTCTACGAGTTTATAGTCAACGGAAACCTCTTCAGAAAACTCTACTACACGGACCACGATGAACATGATCGCCTCTCGTGGAAACAAAGACTCCGGATTTGCATTGGGGTGGTGCGTGCACTGCACTACCTTCACACTGGGGTCAAGCATACTATTATCCACGGTGACATGAAGCCGGCCAACATTCTGTTGAACAAGAAATGGGAGGCCAAGTTGTCAGATTTCTCCAGGTTTGTCAGTGATTCTACGATGCTCGATACTTTGGGATACGTGGATCCCGAATGTCGCATTACCAGTGGGCTGACCGATAAATCTGACGTCTACTCTTTTGGTGTCGTACTGTTTAAAGTAGTACTCGGCAAAATGCATCAGTGGCGTCTGATTAGCTTGGCCCAAAAAGGGGAACGAGAATGGAGCTTCAATAAGAAAATTGATCCTTATCTGAAGGGGAAGATAGCTCCAGAGTGTTTTAAGGTATACATGGACATTGCAACTTCTTGTGTGCAAAATGAGGGAAAGGATCGTCCCACGATGAATGAAGTGGAGGTAGGCCTTGAGCATGCACTGGAACTGCAGGAGAGTGCAGATGCTGCGAGCAAGGATGGTGAATATTACTGTCCCATTGATGAATATACCTGTAATGATTTTTGGGGGTTCGCTTCTCCAGCCATTGTTGAATATACCTCTAGTTCTTCTCTGCCTGAACTTGAGGAATTCCTTTCGGATTCAGATAGCTTGAGGGAATACATTTGA
- the LOC115992986 gene encoding putative receptor-like protein kinase At5g39000, with amino-acid sequence MAFSQLSETSMKGVSKLFRTSKKGTKPSPSSPLPEGLCRQFSLAEMKIATNNFNDKLLLGEGDFDSVYKGFIDDCTRIVKRLKLEDLRNEVVFVGQLHHPNLISLIGYCIDEGVNILVYEFLVHGNLFSNLHDRLSWKQRLKICVGVARGLHYLHTGAKKTIIHGDVKAANILLDKNWEAKLSDFRLSNMLPPGFKFVEIKRDSETTLRYMDPECFITNRLTDKTDVWYCWKYSVGEKQWTSN; translated from the coding sequence ATGGCTTTTTCTCAATTGAGTGAAACGTCAATGAAAGGTGTTTCAAAGTTATTCAGAACTTCCAAGAAGGGGACAAAACCATCACCATCTTCGCCTCTTCCTGAGGGATTATGCCGTCAATTTTCACTGGCTGAGATGAAGATTGCTACCAATAACTTCAATGATAAATTACTACTTGGTGAGGGGGATTTTGACAGTGTATATAAGGGGTTTATTGATGACTGTACCAGAATCGTAAAGCGCTTGAAACTCGAGGACTTAAGGAACGAGGTGGTGTTCGTTGGCCAGCTACACCACCCTAACCTCATCTCTCTCATCGGATATTGTATTGATGAAGGCGTGAATATCCTAGTCTACGAGTTCTTGGTCCATGGAAACCTCTTCAGTAACCTCCACGATCGCCTCTCGTGGAAACAAAGACTAAAGATTTGCGTTGGAGTGGCGCGTGGACTGCACTACCTTCACACTGGGGCCAAGAAAACTATTATCCACGGTGACGTGAAGGCGGCCAACATTCTGCTGGACAAGAATTGGGAGGCCAAGTTGTCAGATTTCAGGTTGTCCAACATGCTTCCCCCGGGTTTCAAATTCGTGGAAATCAAACGGGATTCGGAAACTACTCTGAGATACATGGATCCCGAATGTTTCATTACGAATAGGCTGACCGATAAAACCGACGTGTGGTACTGTTGGAAGTACTCTGTGGGAGAGAAGCAATGGACTTCAAATTGA